Proteins encoded within one genomic window of Thermococcus sp. 21S7:
- a CDS encoding Lrp/AsnC family transcriptional regulator, with protein sequence MPGIDEKDREILRILRKEGRITLTELGKRVGLSPASVKNRVEKLEKLGAIKGYSAVVDPAFLDEYVQAFFELKLAIDDHTVDPILRRVAGLDEVQSLHRRSGERQILVRASFHNTDEVKAFAGRLRRLFGKNLERVEVTLIIDTFKENWVSCEKRKR encoded by the coding sequence ATGCCAGGGATTGACGAGAAGGACAGGGAGATACTCAGAATCCTCAGAAAGGAGGGCAGGATAACCCTAACTGAGCTCGGAAAGCGCGTTGGCCTGTCCCCGGCGAGCGTGAAGAACAGGGTCGAAAAGCTGGAGAAGCTCGGGGCCATCAAGGGCTACTCCGCCGTTGTTGACCCGGCTTTCCTCGACGAATACGTTCAGGCGTTCTTTGAGCTCAAGCTTGCCATAGACGACCACACGGTCGACCCGATTCTGAGACGGGTCGCCGGGCTGGACGAGGTTCAGAGCCTCCACCGGCGCAGCGGCGAGAGGCAGATACTCGTGAGGGCGAGCTTCCACAACACCGACGAGGTTAAGGCCTTTGCCGGAAGGCTCAGACGGCTCTTCGGCAAAAACCTGGAGCGGGTTGAGGTTACACTCATAATAG
- a CDS encoding tyrosine--tRNA ligase, with product MDIEGRIELIKRKPTEELLTEENLRHLLEVGVPMQHYIGFEISGYIHLGTGLMAGAKIADLQKAGIKTRIFLADWHSWINDKLGGDLEVIQKVALSYFKEGMKQSIKVMGGDPDRVEFVLASEILEKGDYWQTVIDISKNVTLARMMRSITIMGRQMGEAIDFAKLIYPAMQVADIFYQGVTIAHAGMDQRKAHVIAIEVAQKLKYHAIEHNGEKLKPVALHHHLLLGLQEPPVWPIESEEQFKELKTQMKMSKSKPYSAVFIHDSPEEIKGKLRKAFCPAKEVRYNPVLDWAEYIIFREEPTEFTIHRPAKFGGDVTYTTIEELKRDFAEGKLHPLDLKNAVAEYLIELLKPVRDYFEKNPEPLELMREIKITR from the coding sequence ATGGACATAGAGGGAAGGATAGAGCTCATTAAAAGAAAGCCCACGGAAGAACTTTTGACCGAGGAGAACCTCAGGCATCTGCTCGAAGTCGGCGTTCCAATGCAGCACTACATAGGATTTGAGATAAGCGGTTACATTCATCTGGGAACCGGTTTGATGGCAGGAGCGAAGATAGCCGACCTCCAGAAGGCTGGAATCAAGACGAGAATTTTCCTCGCCGACTGGCACAGCTGGATAAACGACAAGCTCGGAGGAGACCTTGAGGTCATCCAGAAGGTCGCGCTGAGCTACTTCAAGGAGGGCATGAAGCAGAGCATAAAGGTCATGGGCGGCGACCCCGACAGGGTCGAGTTCGTTCTGGCCAGCGAGATACTGGAGAAAGGCGACTACTGGCAGACCGTCATAGACATCTCCAAGAACGTCACCCTCGCGAGGATGATGCGCTCCATAACGATAATGGGCCGCCAGATGGGAGAGGCCATAGACTTCGCCAAACTCATCTACCCGGCGATGCAGGTGGCGGACATCTTCTACCAGGGCGTTACCATAGCGCACGCCGGAATGGACCAGAGGAAGGCGCACGTTATAGCGATTGAAGTTGCCCAGAAGCTGAAGTACCACGCTATAGAGCACAACGGCGAGAAGCTCAAGCCGGTCGCCCTGCACCACCACCTCCTGCTCGGCCTCCAGGAGCCGCCGGTCTGGCCGATTGAGAGCGAGGAGCAGTTCAAGGAGCTCAAGACCCAGATGAAGATGAGCAAGAGCAAGCCGTATTCGGCGGTCTTCATCCACGACAGCCCCGAGGAGATAAAGGGGAAGCTCAGGAAGGCATTCTGCCCGGCGAAGGAAGTCAGGTACAACCCCGTCCTCGACTGGGCGGAGTACATAATCTTCCGCGAGGAGCCGACCGAGTTCACCATCCACCGCCCTGCCAAGTTCGGTGGAGACGTCACCTACACCACTATCGAGGAGCTCAAGAGGGACTTCGCGGAAGGAAAGCTCCACCCGCTCGACCTCAAGAACGCGGTCGCCGAATACCTCATCGAACTCCTCAAGCCGGTCAGGGACTACTTCGAGAAGAACCCGGAGCCCCTTGAGCTGATGCGGGAGATAAAGATCACCCGCTGA
- a CDS encoding ABC transporter ATP-binding protein yields the protein MVDVKLENIVKTFGETVALKGIDLHIKAGELFTLLGPSGCGKSTTLRIIAGLDFPDSGTIYFGDEEVTYLPSSKRGAVLVFQNYALWPHMTVFDNVAYGLKLKKLSREAIRKKVEWALELVKLKGFEDRYPTQLSGGQQQRVAIARALVVEPKVLLLDEPLSNLDAKLRLEMRSEIRRIQRELGITVIYVTHDQEEAMAISDRIAVMNVGTVEQVGTPKEIYESPRTEFVASFMGKTNVIPAKVVERNGDRVSVEFEGIRLDGLHYTEESDDVVIVIRPERIKLKPVENAVSFTGTVDLIEYYGFFIEVVGLFGDTRIIARTISDREVSGLRPLQEVTFYVERDDIIVLPRQQL from the coding sequence ATGGTTGACGTTAAGCTTGAGAACATCGTTAAAACCTTCGGAGAAACGGTCGCCCTCAAGGGGATAGACCTTCATATCAAAGCCGGGGAACTCTTCACACTGCTCGGACCGAGCGGCTGTGGAAAGTCCACGACGCTGAGAATAATCGCCGGTCTAGACTTCCCGGACAGCGGAACCATCTACTTCGGAGACGAGGAGGTCACCTATCTCCCCTCCAGCAAGCGCGGTGCGGTGCTCGTCTTCCAGAACTACGCCCTCTGGCCGCACATGACGGTCTTTGACAACGTTGCCTACGGCCTGAAGCTCAAAAAACTCTCCAGGGAGGCGATAAGGAAGAAGGTGGAGTGGGCGCTTGAGCTGGTCAAGCTCAAGGGCTTTGAAGACCGCTACCCGACACAGCTCTCCGGCGGTCAGCAGCAGCGTGTCGCGATAGCCAGAGCTTTGGTCGTCGAGCCCAAGGTTCTCCTCCTGGACGAGCCGCTGAGCAACCTCGACGCCAAGCTCAGACTTGAGATGCGCTCTGAGATAAGGAGAATCCAGCGCGAACTCGGAATCACCGTTATCTACGTTACCCACGACCAGGAGGAGGCCATGGCGATAAGCGACAGGATAGCGGTTATGAACGTTGGAACCGTCGAGCAGGTCGGAACGCCAAAGGAGATATACGAGAGCCCGAGGACTGAATTCGTCGCCAGCTTCATGGGCAAGACCAACGTCATCCCGGCCAAGGTTGTTGAGAGGAACGGCGACCGCGTTTCCGTCGAATTCGAGGGTATAAGGCTTGACGGCCTCCATTACACCGAGGAGAGCGACGACGTCGTCATAGTCATCCGACCCGAGAGGATAAAGCTCAAGCCCGTCGAGAACGCGGTCTCATTCACCGGAACCGTGGACCTCATCGAGTACTACGGCTTCTTCATCGAGGTCGTCGGCCTCTTCGGGGACACCAGGATAATCGCCAGAACCATCAGCGACAGGGAAGTCTCGGGACTCAGGCCCCTGCAGGAGGTGACCTTTTACGTCGAGAGGGACGACATAATAGTCCTTCCGAGGCAGCAGCTTTAA
- a CDS encoding extracellular solute-binding protein, which yields MKKWASFGLILLLAISVVASGCISSGGGESSGITLVIVTRHDATIQYMAKQAFLKSDIAKQYHIEDLKFIKVPESLWPSYIEKGADVGWGGGPTLFDDLYKAGYLAPITDEKVLGLVGNQIPTQLAGMPMIRKEGDKVYWIAAALSSFGFTINKAQLKKWNLPVPEKWEDVASEQWALNPPQYGIADPTRSTSNTRIYQIIVQAFGWDQGWRIMTLIAANSKIYMQSDAVRDAVINGEIAAGNTIDFYGYTAMQQNPDCQYIVPKGESIINGDPIALLKNAQHPEAAQAFIYWVLTEGQAVWMSPDVNRLPINPNIFDMKITKTYSDVIFKGQHEGQTYGQVRPALKKAYQDAINAKGIPFDDKRALETVSALQYYFKATLVDPNQKLHDAWVAIVGAYKDGKITKEQFERLKDELTAPIQFKDPETGQTVTFTEDYAKKINNKITSDRNFQDQLVQEWRQAAGNKYDRVLQELKSMTG from the coding sequence ATGAAAAAATGGGCCTCCTTTGGTCTTATCCTGCTTCTTGCCATCAGTGTTGTGGCCAGCGGTTGCATTAGCAGCGGAGGTGGCGAAAGCAGCGGCATAACCCTTGTCATCGTCACCAGACACGATGCAACGATACAGTACATGGCTAAGCAGGCGTTCCTCAAGAGCGATATTGCGAAGCAGTATCACATCGAAGACCTGAAGTTCATCAAGGTTCCTGAGAGCCTCTGGCCGAGCTACATCGAGAAGGGCGCAGACGTCGGCTGGGGTGGAGGTCCGACCCTCTTCGACGACCTCTACAAGGCCGGCTACCTCGCGCCGATAACCGATGAGAAGGTTCTCGGTCTCGTGGGCAATCAGATTCCAACCCAGCTCGCTGGAATGCCGATGATTAGAAAGGAAGGCGACAAGGTGTACTGGATAGCCGCCGCACTCTCATCGTTCGGATTCACAATCAACAAAGCCCAGCTCAAGAAGTGGAACCTCCCGGTTCCGGAGAAGTGGGAGGACGTTGCCAGCGAGCAGTGGGCCCTCAACCCGCCGCAGTACGGCATAGCCGATCCGACCAGGAGCACGTCCAACACGAGGATTTACCAGATCATCGTCCAGGCCTTCGGCTGGGACCAGGGCTGGCGCATCATGACCCTCATAGCGGCCAACTCCAAGATATACATGCAGAGTGACGCCGTCAGGGATGCCGTCATAAACGGCGAGATTGCCGCTGGAAACACCATCGACTTCTACGGCTACACCGCCATGCAGCAGAACCCTGACTGTCAGTACATAGTCCCGAAGGGGGAGAGCATCATCAACGGCGACCCGATAGCGCTCCTCAAGAACGCCCAGCACCCGGAGGCGGCGCAGGCCTTCATCTACTGGGTCCTCACCGAGGGCCAGGCCGTCTGGATGAGCCCCGACGTCAACAGGCTTCCCATCAACCCGAACATCTTTGACATGAAGATAACCAAGACCTACTCCGACGTCATATTCAAGGGCCAGCACGAGGGACAGACCTACGGCCAGGTCAGGCCCGCCCTCAAGAAGGCCTACCAGGACGCCATCAACGCCAAGGGGATACCGTTCGACGACAAACGCGCCCTTGAGACCGTCAGCGCACTCCAGTACTACTTCAAGGCCACCCTCGTTGACCCCAACCAGAAGCTTCACGACGCATGGGTCGCCATAGTGGGGGCCTATAAGGACGGCAAGATAACCAAGGAGCAGTTCGAGCGGCTCAAGGATGAACTCACTGCTCCGATACAGTTCAAGGACCCCGAGACCGGCCAGACCGTCACCTTCACCGAGGACTACGCCAAGAAGATAAACAACAAGATAACCAGCGACAGGAACTTCCAGGATCAGCTCGTCCAGGAGTGGCGCCAGGCCGCCGGAAACAAGTACGACAGGGTTCTCCAGGAACTCAAGAGCATGACCGGCTGA
- a CDS encoding iron ABC transporter permease, which translates to MKVSKWSENLFGTPIFDPVVTASFLFPLIYLVAFLIIPVVTMLAVAFEYNGHFSFHWFTSILTSDYYISKPTGEFYRLITMPSGEKIYYIQGVDFGVILNSLLVSISVMILTTILGTIFAFVMARYDFPGKNIVRILLFVPLLVTPFVNVFIVKKMFLPNGLINWLFYDTLHLFPHRIVIDGLVGVIVAQTMTYYPIVYLNAYASFINIDPTLEEQAENLGSGRFHLFRTVTFPLALPGIAAGATLVGIFSLEDLAAPIVFQGNPLARKLMSFQIYSAFTSGFNVGSPQLAALALIMLTIAILMFLGIRKYVSLRQYAMLSKGGRWKPRVAKPKGWQAALIYLVVIPMLLISIFPQVGVVLLAFSESWSGTWPQGFTTAHIQSIITQPDIERVIMNSVMYSTAAIIVILLLSLTASYASSRFKKSKLGPVLDSLSTIPIAVPGIVIAMSYFFFFAKVFPDTPLDPTNLLGFNPAMVLVLAYSIRRLPFAARSISAGIQQVHVSLEEAALNLGAGRWKALTGILIPLILLNLLGGAMLSFVYCMSETSVGITLGSINPEYYPITARMVELMTSAVGSANLAAALGVFLMTVQIIAIVLANVITKQRYSFIGLT; encoded by the coding sequence ATGAAGGTTAGCAAGTGGAGCGAGAATCTCTTCGGAACGCCCATTTTCGACCCTGTCGTAACGGCATCATTCCTGTTTCCACTCATCTACCTGGTGGCATTTCTGATAATTCCCGTGGTGACGATGCTGGCGGTGGCCTTCGAGTACAACGGTCACTTCTCATTCCACTGGTTTACCAGCATCCTGACGTCGGACTACTACATCAGCAAACCAACGGGAGAGTTCTACAGGCTCATCACCATGCCCAGCGGGGAGAAGATATACTACATCCAGGGAGTTGACTTTGGGGTCATTCTGAACTCCCTGCTCGTCTCGATAAGCGTTATGATACTGACGACGATTCTCGGAACTATATTCGCCTTCGTCATGGCCCGCTACGACTTTCCGGGTAAGAACATCGTTAGAATTCTGCTCTTCGTTCCCCTCCTCGTCACGCCGTTCGTCAACGTCTTCATCGTCAAGAAGATGTTCCTCCCCAACGGCCTCATCAACTGGCTGTTCTACGACACCCTTCACCTGTTCCCGCACAGAATCGTTATCGACGGTCTGGTCGGCGTCATAGTGGCCCAGACCATGACGTACTACCCCATCGTCTACCTCAACGCCTACGCGAGCTTCATAAACATCGACCCCACCCTTGAGGAGCAGGCCGAGAACCTTGGAAGCGGCAGGTTCCACCTTTTCAGGACGGTCACGTTCCCGCTTGCCCTTCCTGGAATAGCGGCCGGTGCAACCCTCGTTGGCATTTTCAGCCTTGAAGACCTCGCCGCACCGATAGTCTTCCAGGGCAACCCGCTCGCCAGGAAGCTCATGTCCTTCCAGATTTACAGCGCCTTCACGAGCGGTTTCAACGTTGGCAGTCCACAGCTCGCCGCCCTCGCGCTCATAATGCTCACCATCGCCATCCTGATGTTCCTCGGCATCAGGAAGTACGTCAGCCTGCGCCAGTACGCCATGCTCAGCAAGGGCGGAAGGTGGAAGCCGCGCGTGGCCAAGCCCAAGGGCTGGCAGGCCGCTTTGATTTACCTCGTCGTCATTCCGATGCTCCTCATCTCGATATTCCCGCAGGTGGGTGTGGTTCTCCTCGCCTTCAGCGAGAGCTGGTCGGGAACGTGGCCGCAGGGCTTCACGACGGCCCACATACAGAGCATCATCACCCAGCCCGACATCGAGAGGGTCATCATGAACAGCGTCATGTACTCGACGGCGGCGATAATCGTCATCCTCCTGCTCTCACTCACGGCATCCTACGCCTCCAGCAGGTTCAAGAAGAGCAAGCTCGGCCCGGTCCTCGACAGCCTCTCGACGATCCCGATAGCGGTTCCCGGTATCGTTATAGCCATGAGCTATTTCTTCTTCTTTGCCAAGGTGTTCCCCGACACCCCGTTGGACCCCACCAACCTGCTCGGCTTCAACCCGGCGATGGTTCTCGTGCTGGCGTACTCCATAAGGCGTCTGCCCTTCGCGGCGCGCTCCATCTCCGCCGGAATCCAGCAGGTTCACGTGTCCCTTGAGGAGGCGGCGCTCAACCTCGGCGCCGGAAGGTGGAAGGCGTTAACCGGAATCCTCATACCCCTGATACTCCTGAACCTCTTGGGCGGAGCGATGCTGAGCTTCGTATACTGCATGAGCGAGACCAGCGTCGGCATCACCCTTGGTTCAATAAACCCCGAGTACTACCCGATAACCGCCAGAATGGTCGAGCTGATGACGAGTGCCGTTGGAAGCGCTAATCTAGCAGCCGCGCTCGGCGTCTTCCTCATGACGGTGCAGATTATAGCCATAGTCCTCGCCAACGTGATAACCAAACAGAGGTACTCTTTCATAGGTCTCACGTGA
- a CDS encoding DUF447 domain-containing protein gives MEPLEFLTEGQVYEVLLVTRSNVTPVGVVRKGNRLFFKLFGGRSAEELKEHPYASIQVTNDAELLVKLGLNLPVSLEFAEGNRFRWVKGLPGFYGMVDIREEPYEDDLGKTTVLACSLEPGGIIEGMLPPKPFSRADCALVEMAVDLTRLIVAVKAGKREPSLKLGRRIEENYSLYLRFGGGSKTAERIVAWSRELLERIL, from the coding sequence ATGGAGCCTTTGGAGTTCCTCACTGAGGGGCAGGTCTACGAGGTTCTGCTGGTCACGAGGTCAAACGTCACCCCGGTGGGCGTTGTGAGGAAAGGAAACCGGCTGTTCTTCAAACTCTTCGGCGGGAGGAGTGCTGAGGAGCTTAAGGAGCATCCGTACGCCTCGATACAGGTAACCAACGACGCCGAACTCCTGGTAAAACTCGGGCTGAACCTTCCGGTGAGCCTTGAGTTCGCGGAGGGGAACCGTTTCAGGTGGGTTAAAGGCCTGCCGGGGTTCTACGGAATGGTTGATATCCGCGAGGAGCCCTACGAGGACGACCTGGGGAAAACTACGGTTCTGGCATGTTCCCTGGAACCTGGGGGGATCATCGAGGGGATGCTGCCGCCGAAACCCTTCAGCAGGGCCGACTGCGCGCTGGTGGAGATGGCCGTCGACCTGACGCGGCTTATCGTTGCGGTCAAGGCTGGAAAACGGGAGCCGTCTCTAAAGCTTGGAAGAAGGATAGAAGAAAACTACAGCCTCTACCTCCGCTTTGGCGGAGGCTCAAAAACCGCAGAGAGAATCGTGGCATGGTCGCGGGAGCTACTGGAACGAATTCTCTGA
- a CDS encoding CGP-CTERM sorting domain-containing protein, which yields MRKAAVILAVFVFFGVFGFAMAGATTVGVDLSHGESDKGLAVLTDKNGNVLAEGMIKTITDVNWVYIGDPSLADQLGIQSAGEKITADALKDVDFLIIGQPSQPFSNDEIKALEDWWNQGGKILWIAGDSDYGSGDKIDYVDSILDALGVHLRLDQCSVEDATSNAGAGYRVVGLVNPEANTPEKDMLTKDLANGGKVLFHGPGVVAYVDDDGNWKAIPGGGGIENVYVIVTSSGDGQIVENTDPVAQAYTAGSTGQFPLMAVEVFPDKKNVLIVSGETPYGGYEPMWSPEYHGVKLDGPQFVTNFIHWAISVQQNLGKEEGGGSTCGPAVLVGLALIPLALYRRKR from the coding sequence ATGAGGAAGGCTGCAGTAATACTCGCGGTGTTTGTTTTCTTTGGAGTGTTTGGATTTGCCATGGCCGGCGCCACCACGGTCGGTGTTGATCTCTCCCATGGTGAAAGCGACAAGGGCTTGGCAGTGTTGACTGACAAGAACGGCAACGTCCTTGCCGAGGGAATGATCAAGACTATAACGGATGTCAACTGGGTTTACATCGGTGATCCCTCTCTGGCGGATCAGCTTGGCATACAGAGCGCCGGCGAGAAGATAACCGCCGATGCTCTTAAGGACGTTGATTTTCTCATTATTGGACAGCCCAGCCAGCCCTTCAGCAACGATGAGATAAAGGCCTTGGAGGACTGGTGGAACCAGGGCGGAAAAATCCTCTGGATTGCAGGCGACAGCGACTACGGAAGCGGCGACAAGATTGACTATGTTGACTCCATACTTGACGCCCTTGGAGTTCACCTCAGACTAGACCAGTGCTCGGTGGAGGACGCCACCAGCAACGCCGGAGCCGGCTACCGTGTCGTTGGTCTCGTTAACCCGGAGGCTAACACCCCCGAGAAAGACATGCTCACCAAGGATCTTGCCAACGGTGGGAAGGTTCTCTTCCACGGGCCGGGCGTCGTCGCTTACGTTGACGATGACGGCAACTGGAAGGCCATACCCGGCGGGGGAGGGATTGAGAACGTTTACGTCATCGTCACCAGCAGCGGCGACGGTCAGATTGTGGAGAACACTGACCCGGTGGCCCAGGCTTACACCGCCGGTTCAACTGGCCAGTTCCCTCTCATGGCGGTTGAGGTCTTCCCGGACAAGAAGAACGTGCTTATAGTCAGCGGCGAGACCCCCTACGGCGGTTACGAGCCCATGTGGAGTCCGGAATACCACGGCGTCAAACTCGACGGCCCGCAGTTCGTCACCAACTTCATCCACTGGGCGATCAGCGTCCAGCAGAACCTCGGCAAGGAGGAGGGCGGTGGAAGCACCTGCGGTCCGGCCGTTCTCGTTGGACTTGCCCTCATACCGCTTGCCCTCTACAGGAGAAAGAGGTGA